The genomic stretch GGAGATAATTTTTTCAACTCTGCCAGAGATTTTTTCAAAGTTGATTTAAGAATAGAAGCCGCTTCATTATAATCCCAATGCGCGCCGCCCAAAGGCTCGGGAATAACGCCATCGACTAAACCAAATTCACTCATATTATCGGAAGTAAGTTTCAACTGCTCAGCTGCGGTTTCTTTATAATCCCAGCTGCGCCAAAGAATAGAGCTGCAATTTTCGGGGGAAATAACTGTGTACCAGGAATTTTCCAGCATGAAAACTCTGTCGCCTACGCCAATGCCTAATGCACCGCCGCTCGCGCCTTCGCCAATGATAACGCATATTACAGGCACTTTCAAGCGAAACATTTCATAGATGTTACGCGCGATAGCTTCGCTTTGTCCGCGTTCTTCGGCTTCCATTCCCGGAAATGCGCCCGGAGTGTCTATTAAGGTAACAACCGGCTTGTCAAATTTTTCTGCAAGTTTCATCAACCGCAGCGCTTTTCGGTAACCTTCGGGATTTGCCATACCGAAATTGCGCATTTGCCGTTGTTTTGTATTTGTTCCTTTTTGCTGACCAATGAACATGACTGTTTCTCCATCCAATTCTGCAAATCCGCCAATCATTGCTTTGTCATCAGCTACATTTCT from Arachidicoccus sp. BS20 encodes the following:
- a CDS encoding acetyl-CoA carboxylase carboxyltransferase subunit alpha, whose product is MPEYPNRQFLDFEKPIKELYEQIDQAKKLAEKNPKVDYSDNIQQLETHILDIRKDITTNLTPWQRVQLSRHPDRPYTLKYIEKMTSNFVELFGDRNVADDKAMIGGFAELDGETVMFIGQQKGTNTKQRQMRNFGMANPEGYRKALRLMKLAEKFDKPVVTLIDTPGAFPGMEAEERGQSEAIARNIYEMFRLKVPVICVIIGEGASGGALGIGVGDRVFMLENSWYTVISPENCSSILWRSWDYKETAAEQLKLTSDNMSEFGLVDGVIPEPLGGAHWDYNEAASILKSTLKKSLAELKKLSPEKRINQRIGKFEKMGFWNEVS